The following are encoded together in the Fimbriiglobus ruber genome:
- the mnmA gene encoding tRNA 2-thiouridine(34) synthase MnmA, which yields MPGRVVLAMSGGVDSSVSAVLLKRQGYDVVGMFMRTGVHSDATDHRPDNKKGCCSAIDAGDGRRVADKFDIPFYALDFEREFGKIIDYFADEYLKGRTPNPCVVCNNWLKFGQLWEFGRQLGADFIATGHYAQVVRGPDGAAQLHAGLDPDKDQSYVLHGIKRDVLPHLLFPIGGMTKPEVREIAREAGLLGVADKPDSVEICFVPSGNHVDVVRERRPAGAGARAGLIREKDGSVLGEHDGIDRFTVGQRKGLGVAAGKKRFVLEIVPETNTVVVGDPADLLAGGLVASRINWLVDPPTEPLACAAKIRYRHSPCAATIRATPDGGAEVRFSEPQTAVTPGQAVVFYDGARVLGGGWIETAT from the coding sequence ATGCCGGGCCGGGTCGTATTGGCGATGAGCGGGGGCGTGGACAGTTCGGTGTCGGCCGTGCTGCTGAAGCGGCAGGGGTACGACGTCGTCGGTATGTTCATGCGCACCGGCGTCCACAGCGACGCGACCGACCACCGCCCGGACAACAAGAAGGGCTGCTGCTCCGCCATCGACGCCGGCGACGGCCGGCGGGTCGCGGACAAGTTCGACATCCCGTTTTACGCCCTCGATTTCGAGCGCGAGTTCGGCAAGATCATCGACTACTTCGCGGACGAATACCTCAAGGGCCGCACGCCGAACCCGTGCGTGGTCTGCAACAACTGGCTCAAGTTCGGCCAGCTCTGGGAGTTCGGCCGGCAGCTCGGGGCGGACTTCATCGCCACCGGGCACTACGCCCAGGTCGTTCGCGGGCCGGACGGGGCCGCACAACTGCACGCGGGCCTCGACCCGGACAAGGACCAGTCCTACGTGCTGCACGGGATCAAGCGGGACGTCCTCCCGCACCTGTTGTTTCCGATTGGCGGGATGACGAAGCCCGAGGTGCGAGAAATTGCCCGGGAAGCGGGCCTGCTCGGGGTGGCGGACAAGCCGGATAGTGTGGAGATTTGTTTCGTCCCGAGCGGCAACCACGTTGATGTGGTCCGCGAGCGACGGCCCGCCGGCGCGGGCGCCCGCGCGGGCTTGATCCGCGAAAAGGATGGCTCCGTCCTCGGCGAACACGACGGCATCGACCGCTTCACCGTCGGCCAGCGCAAGGGCTTGGGCGTCGCGGCCGGGAAGAAGCGGTTCGTTCTGGAAATTGTCCCCGAAACGAACACGGTCGTGGTCGGCGACCCCGCCGATCTGCTCGCGGGCGGACTGGTCGCGTCGCGGATAAACTGGCTCGTCGACCCGCCGACCGAACCGCTCGCCTGCGCCGCCAAGATCCGCTACCGACATTCGCCTTGCGCCGCCACCATTCGCGCGACCCCGGACGGCGGGGCCGAGGTGCGGTTCAGTGAACCGCAGACGGCTGTCACACCGGGGCAGGCGGTCGTCTTCTACGACGGCGCCCGCGTTCTCGGGGGCGGGTGGATCGAAACGGCGACGTGA
- a CDS encoding DUF5076 domain-containing protein, whose product MADDRAYRELPKPDDADTAQEAIEVFRGWLIDQRFQCTLRTDLFDDPDVWGILLADAAQHLAHATEELTGVDAAETLKKIAAAFDREMEAPSDEHTGEFKE is encoded by the coding sequence ATGGCCGATGATCGCGCGTACCGAGAACTTCCTAAACCCGACGACGCGGACACCGCCCAGGAGGCGATCGAAGTCTTCCGCGGCTGGCTTATCGACCAGCGGTTTCAGTGTACTCTGAGGACCGACTTGTTCGACGACCCGGATGTCTGGGGCATCCTGCTCGCCGACGCCGCCCAGCACCTCGCGCACGCGACGGAGGAACTCACGGGGGTGGACGCGGCCGAGACGCTGAAGAAGATCGCCGCCGCGTTCGACCGCGAAATGGAAGCTCCGAGCGACGAACACACGGGCGAATTCAAAGAGTAA